The Longimicrobium sp. genome contains the following window.
ACGGGTGGCTGATGCCGGGGGAAATGCTGGACGGCCTGGGAATGGCGGAGACCACGCCCGGGCCGCTGGTGCTGGTGCTGCAGTTCGTGGCGTTCGTGGGCGCCTACCGCGATCCCGGCGCGCTCCCCCCGATGCTCGCCGGGGTGCTGGGCGCCACGCTCACCGCGTGGGTGACCTTCGCGCCGTCGTTCCTGTTCATCTTCGCGGGCGCCCCGTACGTGGAGCGCCTGCGCGGCAACCGCGCACTCGCCGCCGCGTTGCGGGGGATCACCGCCGCGGTCGTGGGCGTGATCCTGAACCTGGCGGTCTGGTTCGCCCTGCACGTGCTGTTCGGCCGCATCGGCGAGGTACGCGGCTTCGGGCTGCGCCTGCTCGTTCCGGACTGGGCCACGCTGAACCTGCCCTCCCTGCTCATCTCCGTCGCGTCCGCCATGGCGATCTTCCGCTTCAAAGCCGGCATGCTCCCCGTCCTGGCCGGCGCCGCCGCATGCGGCATCGCCTATCGCCTGCTC
Protein-coding sequences here:
- a CDS encoding chromate transporter, with the translated sequence GWLMPGEMLDGLGMAETTPGPLVLVLQFVAFVGAYRDPGALPPMLAGVLGATLTAWVTFAPSFLFIFAGAPYVERLRGNRALAAALRGITAAVVGVILNLAVWFALHVLFGRIGEVRGFGLRLLVPDWATLNLPSLLISVASAMAIFRFKAGMLPVLAGAAACGIAYRLLG